A genomic region of Trifolium pratense cultivar HEN17-A07 linkage group LG3, ARS_RC_1.1, whole genome shotgun sequence contains the following coding sequences:
- the LOC123915154 gene encoding heavy metal-associated isoprenylated plant protein 41-like, with translation MGLLEVLCWLNSTNRTSTPIVIETNCMQVAKAILAKPVNKTEFGSIIELCLRILAEFDNCKVSFVRRQANRVAHELAQPTHDVIKKYKLAKSNLDELKKLGACILHGVDATKLKFDSHLKMRRFDRIIFNFPHAGFVKKEDNWLMIKMHKDLVYGFFKNARHMLVANGEIHVNHKMKPPYTNWNLEKLAEKSFLILIECAKFEKKDYPGYNNKRGDGNRCDKPFYLGECSTFKFTSLDAK, from the exons ATGGGTCTGCTAGAAGTATTATGTTGGTTGAATAGTACAAATAGAACAAGTACACCAATTGTCATTGAAACAAATTGTATGCAAGTAGCAAAAGCCATTCTAGCAAAACCAGTAAACAAGACTGAATTTGGTAGCATAATTGAGTTGTGTCTTAGAATATTAGCTGAGTTTGATAACTGTAAGGTCAGTTTCGTTAGGCGACAAGCCAATCGAGTAGCTCATGAATTAGCTCAGCCGACTC ATGATGTTATCAAGAAGTACAAGCTTGCAAAGTCAAATTTAGATGAATTGAAGAAGCTAGGAGCATGCATTTTACATGGAGTTGATGCAACCAAGCTGAAATTTGATTCACATTTAAAAATGAGAAGGTTTGATCGAATTATATTCAACTTTCCTCATGCAGGCTTTGTTAAGAAGGAAGATAACTGGTTGATGATCAA GATGCATAAAGACCTTGTGTATGGTTTCTTCAAGAATGCAAGGCACATGCTTGTGGCCAATGGTGAAATTCATGTCAATCACAAAATGAAACCGCCCTACACTAACTGGAACTTAGAGAAGCTTGCTGAGAAAAGCTTTCTAATCTTGATTGAGTGTGCTAAATTCGAGAAAAAAGATTATCCAGGTTATAACAACAAGCGAGGAGATGGAAATCGATGTGATAAACCCTTTTATCTTGGTGAATGCAGCACCTTCAAATTTACATCACTTGATGCTAAATGA
- the LOC123912871 gene encoding 3-oxoacyl-[acyl-carrier-protein] synthase, mitochondrial produces MAIRSTSRRFFSSVYRSISSSSSTGSKTFPPPPVVSSRRVVVTGLGMVTPLGCGVDQTWKQLIDGKCGVRALCLEDLKMKDFDTETQLTTFDQLTSKVAAIVPTGTNQGEFNEEIWLNSKEHRSMTRFIAYALCAADEALKDSNWFPTEQEHKERTGVSIGGGTGSVSDMLNSAQLICEKRLRRLSPFFIPRILINMASGHVSMKYGFQGPNHAAVTACATGSHSIGDAMRMIQFGDADVMVTGGTESSIDALSIAGFCRSRALSTKYNSSPQEASRPFDSGRDGFVIGEGSGVLVLEELEHAKNRGAKIYAEIRGYGMSGDAYHITQPPSDGRGAILAMTRALRQSGLHPSDVGYINAHATSTPLGDAIEANAIKAIFSDHASSSALAFSSTKGAIGHLLGAAGAVEAIFSVLAIRHGIAPLTLNLTKPDSLFGDGFMPLTASKEMPIRVAMSNSFGFGGTNASLLFAYSGSD; encoded by the exons ATGGCAATACGCTCAACATCACGGAGATTTTTCAGTTCCGTTTACCGAAGCATATCGTCTTCATCTTCCACTGGCAGTAAAACTTTTCCACCTCCGCCCGTTGTTTCTTCCCGAAGAGTAGTTGTCACCG GTTTGGGTATGGTGACACCTCTTGGTTGTGGGGTAGATCAAACTTGGAAGCAACTGATTGATGGGAAATGTGGTGTTAGGGCATTATGTTTGGAGGATCTTAAAATGAAAGATTTTGATACAGAAACTCAGCTGACTACATTTGATCAATTGACTTCCAAAGTTGCTGCTATTGTTCCCACCGGAACTAACCAAGGTGAATTCAATGAGGAAATTTGGCTTAATTCTAAG GAACATCGATCAATGACAAGGTTTATAGCATATGCACTGTGTGCTGCTGATGAAGCTCTTAAAGATTCTAATTGGTTTCCCACTGAGCAGGAACACAAGGAAAGAACG GGGGTGTCTATTGGTGGGGGAACTGGAAGCGTCAGTGACATGTTAAACTCTGCACAACTGATATGTGAGAAG CGTCTTCGTCGCCTTAGTCCATTTTTTATCCCACGGATATTGATCAACATGGCATCAGGTCACGTTAGCATGAAATATGGTTTCCAG GGGCCAAATCATGCTGCAGTCACTGCTTGTGCTACTGGGTCACATTCTATTGGTGATGCAATGAGAATGATTCAATTCGGGGATGCAGATGTTATGGTGACCGGAGGTACGGAGTCTAGCATTGATGCATTATCAATTGCAGGATTCTGCAG GTCTCGAGCCTTGAGTACAAAATATAATTCAAGCCCACAGGAAGCTTCACGGCCCTTTGATAGTGGTCGAGACGGGTTTGT AATAGGTGAAGGTTCTGGAGTCTTGGTTTTGGAG GAACTTGAGCATGCTAAAAACCGAGGAGCTAAAATCTATGCAGAGATTCGTGGCTATGGGATGTCAG GCGATGCTTATCATATTACTCAACCTCCTAGTGATGGGAGAGGTGCCATTCTGGCCATGACTCGTGCTTTAAGACAG TCAGGTCTTCATCCTTCTGATGTAGGCTACATAAATGCGCATGCTACATCTACACCTTTGG GTGATGCAATAGAAGCAAATGCTATCAAAGCCATATTCTCTGACCATGCTAGCTCGTCTGCTTTAGCCTTCTCCTCCACCAAG GGGGCTATTGGTCATCTCCTAGGTGCTGCTGGAGCTGTTGAAGCAATTTTTTCTGTTTTAGCAATACGACAT GGAATTGCTCCACTGACTCTTAATTTAACAAAGCCAGATTCTTTATTTGGTGATGGTTTCATGCCATTGACTGCTTCAAAGGAGATGCCAATTAGAGTAGCTATGTCAAACTCTTTTGGTTTTGGAGGAACAAATGCCTCACTACTTTTTGCTTATTCTGGATCAGATTAG